AGAATGTAACAATAACAAAACCTCTGAATCGACAAAAAGTAAATCCAATGTCGGACCGGAAGGTGGGAGCATGTGATTCCTACTCCATGGTCTAAGAACTTGGACTCTGATGCTCCAGCTTCATTTGGTGGAATTAATCAACATCTCTCAAGCATGACCATTTCTTTTTCCATCAACATACAATAAGCGAATATTAGGCAATTGTAAGGAAATGAAACTATCGAAAAATCATAAAAGTATAACTATAagcaaaataaaaattaaaaagtatttgTAAGAATGGACGAGCAAATTTTTAGCAGTGCTTGTGGTTCTCGATGAGTGAACTTTAACGTTAATTGAGATGAAAAATCTCTACACAATATATATGGTGTGTCTGGAGTGAATGTTGTTTTTCCTTGTTTATTTCTAAATGATCTCAAAGTGATTATAATTATTCAGATCTTGGATTTTGTTATTAACTAGTCATTAAGTTCGTCCGTTGATCGGTATAATTATGCATAATAATTATCCATTAAACTAAATATAACTTAGATAAAGTATGTGATGTATTATAGATATTTGTCCGTTTTAATACGAAGAATGAGAATAGGAAAACAGAATGTAGTTAGATTTTGATTAGGAATATGAGTTTAATTCGAAAGTTGGAAAAAAATAACGTGTATTGTAATTTGATTAGGAATAGTTTTTAAAGGATAAATAGAAAAAAATCCATGTGCAAAATTTCAATTCGTCAATAAAATGACACATGTCGAAtttcgattcaataataaaatctaCTATTGAAACAAATGAAAATGTTGTTTCTATTATCTAtaagataataataagatatatataatATGCCCATTTTATTTTTGGCATAATGAATAGAAAAATGGAATATAGTGATATTTTGATTAGGAATAAAAGTTTAATTTGGAATTTGGAACAAAAATATTGTGTATTGTAATTTAAATaggaataattttttaaataataaataaaaaaatggttTTTCAAACCAATGCAATATTGCACAGgataagcatttaataaaacacaaTATTATGGAAAGATTGTAAAATTTATTCATATATAACTGCCCATGATATATATAATCTTTCCAAAAGTTGTGTTAAAGTTTTTGTTTTTTCATAAACATTTAGGATCTTTTCATAACAATGAATAATGTTTAATGCTTATCGAGTGCAATATTGCACTAGTTAGAAAAATCGATAAAAAAATATGTGTCAAATTTCAATTCGTCAATAAAATCTATAATTGAAACAAATTAAAAAATTATCCCTATTATCTTTAAATTAAACTCATAAATAATTTTTCTCAGAATAAAGTCAATGATTTGTGTCCACGACAGTTGTTCTGGTGGATTTGTTTAGGTCGCAATTTTAGTTACTAAATTGAATTATGGGTGTTCTCCTTAACCTGAGTTGAAATTATAGTTCATTGAATTTCGTAATGTCCATATATTTTGGAGAATTTCATATTTAGTAATCTTATATAGTAAGATTTTGTACATATTGAGTACTAAATAAAATGGGGGCATTGATTGGCATTTAAAAATATTAAGCAAAATCCGAAGTCCGGATTAATTCTAAATTTCTATCTCAGCCGGATACATGGATTAAAATAGGAactaatatacttaataatttttTAAAGTCAAAGCTAATAAGGTATATAATTATGATTTTTCCTTCACTGTCTTGACAACTATCGTGTAACTAAGATGTTAATAATTTAGATTGTCTTGATTTGTAACAACTATTGTAGAAAATGGTTCAATGTTTAATTTTCTACTAGCGGCAACTACATGAACTTTGTTTCATGGATCTCATATTGCTCAGGCCTGGAGTTTCATAATCTATAAATTAGAAAAACCATCCAATCTCAGTCACTTGTTTCATCTTATTTCATCAGCCTCGCATCACATCTAGCTAGGGTTTTGAAGCGAACAAGCCACCTTTCTGAACTTTGAATCATCATGAGAACTAAGGTAAGTGTGCTTTGTTTGGAGTAATTCTAGGATGGGCTACCATATGAAAAAAATTTCGGAGAGCATGCAAGTGAGGACAAAACATGATGGAAAGATTAGTGTCTGTCTCTGGAGAGAGATGTCAACCCTATGGCGATGCCGTGCTCGTTGTGCCGCCGGTGAGCGCGATAAATGGCCAGGGGTCCGGGGCGGTGCCAAATCGTTATAGTTTCCCTAAGGTTCACTTCAGGCCAGTGAGAGAAAGGTTGAGGCCGGGAGGTATCGCCTGCAAGAAGATTATGGACTGGTTGAGGCCGAACAAGGTTCAAAGGTGTCGAGCCTGTCTGCTGAGGGGGAGGGCACTTATTCATAGTTATTTGTACTTTTCTTGAGAAAGAACTAGAGGACCGGTCTGAACCATGGTCCAAAATGTGGTCCGAAATATCGGGATGTGCATAAGTGACGGCTAGGGTCGACTCGGCCTCAAGCTCAGTGTTTGGTCGTACGATGACGAACGCATACGCATTTCATGAGAAAAGCAAAAAAAGCAAGCTTTCCAAGCTATGGAAGAGAGATGCCGAAAATGGCAAACTGAAACTCATATCAAAAACGATCTGGTGTGGCCAGAGAGCACACACCTTTTTGGGTAGTCTTGAAGGAGGTGGAAGAAGGAAGAACACAAGGGAGTGTTAGTGGAATTTAAGCGTCTACGACCTATACTAGTTTGCAAGGCTCACCACGAGGCCGAAGGCTTCGCGACGTCAATTAATATAGAGAGAGAAGTGCTCATTTTTTTGAGCGAGAGTGTTGCCCTTAGGTGTCTATATAGGCGAACACATTTAAGAGGATCTTATATAGTAGGTTTTATGTGTCTCTTGGGCACATAAGTCTTATGAAAGCGACCTGCGATGTAGAAGTCGAGAGTCTCTCTGGCTTTAGGCTCTCTTGGACTCTAAGCGGGGTTGAGGGACGACGGTCTCCAAGCCCTCTGGTTCTTATGGCCTCGTGCTAGGGGTGGAGGCGGACGTGACCCGATCCCTCCCATGCCAGAGTTACCTACGGTTTCAGGGTCTATAAGCTCTTGTCATATGATGGGCCATTTGTATAAATATTAAGCAAAAATAATTGATAGAAACTTATTAGAAATAAATTTTAGTATTGTAAATTTGGCTAGAAAAAATTAATATCACTTGTTGAAAATTATAGGTTAAACTCAAATACTTTGAAGTTTATGTGTCAAATTTCAATTCACCAATAATTTAAAAGCCACTTATCGAATTTTGATTTGACAATTAAATATATAATTGAAACAAATCAATAAGTTGTTCTTATTGTCTATAAGAAGATTACAATTGATTACAATTAGGAAAGCTTAGTTGGACAAGAAGACAAATATGTGGTGGTTCAATGTCTCCTTCAATcatattatacttatatatatatatagttattgctGATTATTTTCTCTTAATTTTCATTGTTTACTTATTATGTAAAATCTTATTTGAGATCAATAATGtcagaaaaaaaattaaatgaattagCTATATTATCGATTGAAAATGAAATGTTAGATGAAATTGATTATAAAACTTAATTCATACTTTCgtataaaaaaatcttaaaaaaaaattaatcttGACATTTTTCAGAAAAAGTCCTTTACCTATACATATTATTCTTACTTTTTAATAGAATTTATCAAATAAGTCCCCAATTTTTAACTTAGTCAATGCCGATGCCGATCCCAAATCTAGATGAAAATGGAGGAAGGTTCAAAAAATTGAtggataaaataaataaaattcaataaggTCCATTCTTTTATTTTGCGTAGGACTTCAAAGAGTGGTTGAGCCACACCATCGTGTAATAAAATTTTAGTCGATTCCTTGAGTGGTATTACTTTGAATAATCTTTTATGGTCATTACTTTCTACATATTGTCCATCGGTTACATCGTAACACATATTCCCTTCATTGCAACCAGTCCCGTAAAAGGATCGAACGAGCACCTACTAGTTGTAATGATGTCTGGGTTTGAGCTTCATATCTTTGTTTTAGTTAAGCATTGCCctaaaattgacggttaagaatgcCAACTATATTTTCCAAAATATATGTTCCTCCTTTCAACACCATTTATAAGCAACCTTGGTTTTATACTAGGCTTATATCCTGTGTTTCCCTTCTTAAACATATGTAATGGAGAAAATCTTGAACATGAAAATAAACCGAATTTACAGTCTCAActttgaagaaaaaaaaagaaattagGCCTTGTTTAGTTAGAAAATGTTTAGTTCGGAAAAATTTCTCTGTCTCTCTTTTCCAAGGAAAAACATAAAATTTTCCAATTTCTATTTTCCAAAAAAATTTGTCCTTTTCCTTCTCCCGAGTCAAAATCCCTAGTTTCTTATCTAAAGTCAAAATCCTTATTTTTCTTATAGCAAAATTCCCCCAATCTAAAGTTTAGCTTAACTAAACCCTAATAAGCCAAATTGAATATACGAACAACAACACAAAAATTGAATTTTCAAATCCTAGTTCAAATTTAGAGCCCAAAAAGGTCATAATAAATCTCTAGTCCTCGGATATGAAATCAAACAAACAAATAGATCTAGATAGATGAAATTAACACATAGATCTAGATAGAGAAAAGGTGCAGTTTCGAACTTAAAGAAATTAAACAAGTTAATATGAAAGAGAATCTTGAGCTTGGACAAAGAATTGATGACATCGTATCGAAAGATAAGTCAAGTGACAGAACGAGAAAAGATGAGTAGCAGAGAGAATGAGTTAGAGAGAAAAAAGAAAATCATGTACTGAAATGCAATATTATGTATTTAGGGTAAAATTATCCCGTGTGATCAATTTTCCATTTtttaaagaaaatttggaactgaaatatTGGGGAAAAGAGAAATTGGAAATTTTTTTAAAAAGTTGGAAAAATTTTCTCCAACTAAACACGTCCTTactgtcttttaaaatcgaacttCTTACTGACTATTCCTAGATATTTTCTCAAGCTCGAGCCCAAATGCAGGCCCAAAATAATGCCCATTATTCTCAGTCAGTTTATCGAAGAAACTCTTTACTTCCTGAGCGATCATTCGTTGAATTATGTTCAACACGCAAGTCCCTTCCCTCTCTTTTATATACTTCTTCACCACTTTTGCCTCCGAGATGACTAGGCTACCTCCTCCCGGCGGCGACAGAGTTAAGGAAGTCTCTGGCCCTATAAACCTCTTCTCTTCAATTGCTGATGTCGTACGGACATGTAAGCACGACCTCTTGTTCGGCCTCTTCTCATCTTCatcagaactatcattattatcgtcttCTGCATTATTCGACTCGGATTGTTCAAAACTGTTTGGTTTGACCGAGTTGGACTCGGAAGAGATAGAGTCAAGATGGTGGTTGCGTCGTTTCTGATGTAGAGTTGAATTCTAGTGATTCTTTATCGCATTGTCGGTTCGGACAGGTAAAAGACGCGCAATGGTGGCCCACTTATTGCCGTGGAACGAATGTGCTTGGATTATGATGGCGTCCTCATGCGGCGTGAATGGGCGGTGGTGGACTGACGGAGATAACTGGTTGCACCAGCATAGACGGCATGATTTCCCCGATCTCCCCGGAATTCCAGAGCTAATCATGGACCAGTTTCTCGGACCGTGTTGCTCCACAAGATTGATTAAGTTGGCGCCCTTCTGTTGAGTCCATGAACGCTTGATCCAATCGCCGCCGTTCATTTTTTCgtacatgatgatgatgaaatgaggaGGAATAATTAGATATTTAttcgattttgagttttggatgggaGATTTTATTTGCATGGTTaatctatatatatgtgtgaaagagAGAAGAAGAAAGAAAGGTGGTGTTGTTACGCGAGTGATGAACTGAAAAACCGCTACTGCCACAAGTTATAAGCACGTTTGTTACTTTGtaaattatttttaattataattattaacattctttagagttattaattaattttaataatgttGATATTTGAATGGAGTTGTTTTGGTTGGTTGTTTGTTGA
Above is a genomic segment from Rutidosis leptorrhynchoides isolate AG116_Rl617_1_P2 unplaced genomic scaffold, CSIRO_AGI_Rlap_v1 contig365, whole genome shotgun sequence containing:
- the LOC139883191 gene encoding transcription factor MYB77-like; its protein translation is MNGGDWIKRSWTQQKGANLINLVEQHGPRNWSMISSGIPGRSGKSCRLCWCNQLSPSVHHRPFTPHEDAIIIQAHSFHGNKWATIARLLPKRRNHHLDSISSESNSVKPNSFEQSESNNAEDDNNDSSDEDEKRPNKRSCLHVRTTSAIEEKRFIGPETSLTLSPPGGGSLVISEAKVVKKYIKEREGTCVLNIIQRMIAQEVKSFFDKLTENNGHYFGPAFGLELEKISRNSQ